The following proteins are co-located in the Verrucomicrobiia bacterium genome:
- a CDS encoding DUF2203 domain-containing protein, with protein sequence MPYQFEKHFTLEEARALLPELRSIFRDVHRRRDVVQKTDAELSRDLKQSGAEVGGEKVSGLLMDMLQLNVQLRRIQELGVQIKDFDRGLVDFPHIRDGREVHLCWELDEDDIEFWHDIDTGYGARERL encoded by the coding sequence ATGCCCTACCAATTCGAAAAACACTTCACACTCGAAGAAGCGCGGGCCCTACTTCCCGAACTCCGCAGCATTTTTCGGGACGTACACCGCCGCCGCGATGTCGTGCAAAAGACGGACGCGGAACTGAGTCGAGATCTAAAACAGTCGGGGGCCGAAGTCGGGGGCGAAAAGGTTTCGGGTCTCTTGATGGACATGCTGCAGCTCAACGTGCAGTTGCGACGCATCCAGGAACTGGGCGTGCAAATCAAAGATTTCGACCGCGGGCTCGTCGATTTCCCCCACATCCGCGACGGTCGCGAGGTGCACCTTTGTTGGGAACTCGACGAAGACGACATCGAGTTCTGGCACGACATCGATACAGGCTACGGCGCGCGCGAGCGCCTGTAG
- a CDS encoding SUF system NifU family Fe-S cluster assembly protein produces MMEELYQEIILDHYRRPRNKGKAEPSDISAHDSNPLCGDEIDVTAKLADHKIAELKFDGKGCAICTASASIMTQKLVGKTLSEARQFIGGFLDMMRGEAPFGGKEMGDLKALEGVLKFPVRVKCATLAWNTALEGIQEHATKKP; encoded by the coding sequence ATGATGGAAGAGCTTTATCAGGAAATCATCCTTGATCACTATCGTCGCCCGCGCAACAAGGGCAAGGCGGAACCTTCGGACATTTCCGCGCACGACTCCAATCCATTGTGCGGTGATGAAATCGATGTGACGGCAAAGCTGGCGGATCACAAGATTGCCGAACTGAAGTTCGACGGCAAAGGCTGTGCGATCTGCACGGCTTCCGCGTCGATCATGACGCAGAAGCTTGTCGGGAAGACGCTGTCGGAAGCCAGACAGTTCATAGGCGGTTTCCTGGACATGATGCGCGGCGAGGCGCCGTTTGGCGGCAAGGAGATGGGTGACTTGAAGGCTTTGGAAGGCGTTCTAAAGTTTCCGGTGCGCGTCAAGTGCGCAACCCTCGCGTGGAATACCGCGTTGGAAGGCATTCAGGAGCACGCGACGAAGAAACCCTGA
- a CDS encoding DUF2721 domain-containing protein gives MQALSVAQLIPVLQTAIGPTILISGVGLLLLTMTNRLARTIDRTRTLAREVPDKSEPDHEKNTGQLRVLWRRARLIRLSIALASLSALFAALLIIVLFVTALLQIENVWLICALFITCLICLIGSLIVFIHDINLALAALKFELAGKDIGDT, from the coding sequence ATGCAGGCACTCTCGGTAGCGCAACTAATTCCGGTGCTTCAAACCGCGATCGGTCCCACGATCCTGATTTCCGGCGTGGGCCTGCTTCTGCTCACGATGACCAATCGGCTGGCACGGACTATTGACCGCACCAGAACGCTCGCCCGCGAAGTTCCCGATAAGAGCGAGCCTGATCACGAAAAGAACACCGGACAGCTCCGAGTTCTCTGGAGACGCGCGCGCCTAATCCGCCTGTCCATCGCGCTGGCTTCCCTAAGTGCGCTTTTCGCTGCCCTTTTGATCATTGTGCTGTTTGTGACAGCCTTGTTACAGATTGAAAACGTTTGGCTAATCTGCGCGTTGTTCATTACCTGTCTTATCTGCTTGATCGGATCGCTGATCGTGTTCATCCATGATATCAATCTGGCCCTGGCAGCCTTGAAGTTTGAGCTCGCCGGTAAGGACATCGGCGACACGTAG
- a CDS encoding cysteine desulfurase, which produces MIEVLDEVQLEEIRDDFPVLQQKVHGKPLVYFDNAATSQKPRIVIEALNDYYERYNANVHRGIHALAERATREYERAREKITKFINAPSPESVIFTRGTTEAINLVAYSWAHANLKKGDEILLTFMEHHSNTVPWYQVCERTGAVIKRIELNPDGTLRLDDLDKLITERTRLVAVTQQSNVLGTINPVRLIADAAHKKGAVVLVDGAQSVPHMPVDVQALDCDFFVFSGHKMCGPTASGVLYGRRAILEAMPPFMGGGEMIKEVWFDHAKYNDLPYKFEAGTPNIAESIGLGVAVDYLTRIGMEKIRQHEKEITQYALDSLKGFPEITVYGPEDVEKRGGLVTFTLGDVHPHDIATFADQDGVAIRAGHHCAMPLHKKLGLAATARASFYLYNTRDEVDVFIAMLHKAKKFFGACPTGRAMGY; this is translated from the coding sequence ATGATTGAAGTCCTCGATGAGGTGCAGTTGGAGGAAATCCGCGACGACTTTCCGGTGTTGCAGCAGAAAGTCCACGGCAAGCCGCTGGTTTATTTCGACAACGCGGCCACATCCCAGAAGCCGCGCATCGTCATCGAGGCGTTGAACGACTACTACGAGCGATACAATGCGAACGTGCACCGTGGTATCCACGCGCTGGCGGAGCGCGCCACCCGGGAATACGAGCGCGCGCGCGAGAAGATCACCAAATTTATCAATGCACCGTCGCCCGAGTCGGTCATTTTTACACGCGGCACCACGGAAGCCATCAATCTTGTCGCGTATTCCTGGGCCCATGCCAATCTCAAAAAGGGCGACGAAATTCTCCTGACGTTCATGGAGCACCACAGCAACACGGTGCCGTGGTATCAGGTGTGCGAGCGGACCGGTGCGGTGATCAAGCGTATCGAGTTGAATCCCGACGGCACGTTACGGCTTGACGATCTCGACAAACTTATCACCGAACGAACAAGGCTGGTAGCTGTTACCCAACAGTCCAACGTTCTGGGCACGATCAATCCGGTTCGGTTGATTGCCGATGCGGCCCATAAGAAGGGCGCTGTGGTTCTCGTCGATGGCGCGCAGAGTGTCCCGCACATGCCCGTGGATGTACAGGCACTCGACTGCGATTTCTTTGTGTTCAGCGGACATAAGATGTGCGGCCCGACGGCCAGTGGCGTCCTGTACGGACGGCGGGCGATTCTTGAGGCGATGCCACCGTTCATGGGCGGTGGCGAGATGATCAAGGAAGTGTGGTTCGACCACGCGAAGTACAATGATCTGCCTTATAAATTCGAGGCGGGAACGCCGAACATTGCCGAGTCAATCGGCCTCGGCGTCGCTGTCGATTACCTGACGCGTATCGGCATGGAGAAGATTCGCCAGCACGAGAAGGAAATCACGCAGTACGCGCTCGATAGTTTGAAGGGCTTCCCGGAAATCACCGTCTACGGCCCGGAGGACGTCGAGAAACGCGGGGGCCTGGTCACTTTTACTTTGGGCGACGTGCATCCGCACGACATCGCGACCTTCGCCGACCAGGACGGCGTCGCCATTCGGGCAGGTCATCACTGCGCCATGCCGCTGCACAAGAAGCTCGGCCTTGCCGCCACTGCGCGCGCCAGCTTCTATCTCTACAACACCCGTGATGAAGTGGATGTGTTCATCGCCATGCTCCACAAGGCCAAGAAGTTCTTTGGCGCCTGCCCCACCGGCCGCGCGATGGGTTATTAA
- the sufD gene encoding Fe-S cluster assembly protein SufD, giving the protein MTTGFSQQTLEAVASGEPGWLTSQRRTAWQTFEKLPLPTRRDLQWQRFDIRTLKLDKVALSVEKPSIVERLTPLPPELSKQGVIFCDMATALAKHGDVLKDYLGKSIAPDEPAKFQALHAALWKGGAFLYVPRNVRCELPLEVVYEMVGQNTAGFPHTLVVVEPGAEATLVQKFIGGPPVGTNGAPSIHASGTEVFVKEGGHLHYISEQNFLPNVYDFTVKRAHVARDAEIDWVLGMFGASFQRYDVECVMEGEGGMSFMYAVGVLDHNQQFGQFTKQHHKTGNTTSDLMFKNVLRDSAISNYTGVIKVEKNANGTNAYQANRNLVLSKEVRCDTRPILEIESNQLRCTHGATVGQLEENQLFYLRSRGLTPELARDVLIEAFLDPVLARIQVEAVQKEFAKLVHDKVVRKQ; this is encoded by the coding sequence ATGACAACCGGATTCTCTCAACAGACCCTCGAAGCCGTCGCCTCCGGCGAACCCGGCTGGCTCACGTCCCAGCGGCGGACGGCGTGGCAGACATTCGAAAAGCTCCCGTTGCCGACGCGGCGCGATCTGCAGTGGCAACGCTTTGACATACGCACCCTCAAACTCGACAAGGTCGCGCTGTCGGTCGAAAAGCCGTCCATCGTCGAGCGCCTCACTCCCCTACCCCCCGAGTTGAGCAAGCAGGGTGTTATCTTTTGCGACATGGCGACTGCGCTCGCCAAGCACGGCGATGTGCTGAAGGATTATCTTGGCAAGAGCATCGCCCCCGACGAGCCTGCAAAATTCCAGGCCCTGCATGCGGCGCTCTGGAAAGGTGGCGCGTTCCTCTATGTGCCGCGCAATGTCCGATGCGAACTGCCACTTGAAGTCGTGTACGAGATGGTCGGCCAGAACACGGCGGGCTTTCCACATACATTAGTGGTCGTCGAACCTGGTGCTGAGGCCACGCTCGTGCAGAAGTTCATTGGCGGCCCGCCTGTGGGCACCAACGGCGCGCCAAGCATTCACGCGAGTGGTACGGAAGTGTTCGTGAAGGAAGGTGGCCATCTCCACTACATCAGCGAGCAGAATTTCTTGCCGAACGTTTATGATTTTACGGTGAAGCGTGCCCACGTTGCCCGCGACGCGGAGATTGACTGGGTGCTCGGCATGTTCGGCGCGTCGTTCCAGCGCTATGACGTCGAATGCGTCATGGAAGGTGAAGGCGGCATGAGTTTCATGTACGCCGTCGGCGTGCTGGACCACAACCAGCAATTCGGGCAATTCACCAAGCAGCACCACAAGACGGGCAATACGACCAGCGACCTGATGTTCAAGAATGTGTTGCGTGATTCCGCCATCAGCAATTACACGGGCGTGATCAAGGTGGAGAAGAACGCCAATGGCACCAACGCGTATCAAGCCAATCGCAACCTGGTGCTCAGCAAGGAGGTGCGTTGTGACACGCGACCGATTCTTGAGATCGAATCGAACCAACTGCGCTGCACGCATGGGGCAACGGTCGGCCAATTGGAAGAGAACCAGCTTTTTTACCTGCGCAGCCGCGGGCTGACGCCGGAACTGGCGCGCGACGTATTGATCGAGGCATTTTTGGATCCCGTGCTGGCGCGTATCCAGGTGGAAGCGGTGCAAAAAGAGTTCGCCAAACTGGTTCATGACAAGGTGGTGCGGAAGCAATGA
- the sufB gene encoding Fe-S cluster assembly protein SufB, whose amino-acid sequence MSTASPDQVLPGAYKEGFHDVNIKARHKVPKGPTHEVIDYMCDTKGEPDWMRQFRHRSLDLFLKATIPDWMPGLRDIDYDAITYYASPIEKSARRWEDVPIEIRNTYDKLGIAKEEQKLLGGLGAQIDSEMAYHNIQETLSKRGVVFLSCDDGMKEYPEIFKEHFAKSIPPEDNKFAALNSAFWSGGSFVYVPKGVKCDVPLSVYFRINAEQFGQFERTLIICEDDSFCHYVEGCSAPVYTTNSLHSAVVEIFVKDRARCRYTTIQNWSTDVYNLVTKRAFLYKNSVMEWVDGNLGSKRTVKYPSCYMLGEGGHGEILSLASSDKGMWQDAGAKLVFHAPNCTGRINSKSISGHGGRASYRGLVQVNEAAKNCRVQVNCDALILDEISRSDTYPVMEIDGDLATVEHEASVSNVSEEQLFYLQSRGIKKEDAVAMIVNGFIEPIVKELPMEFAVEINRLINLQMEGSVG is encoded by the coding sequence ATGAGCACTGCATCACCTGATCAAGTTTTGCCGGGAGCCTACAAGGAAGGTTTCCACGACGTCAACATCAAGGCCCGGCACAAGGTCCCGAAGGGGCCAACGCACGAAGTCATCGATTACATGTGCGATACGAAGGGCGAGCCGGACTGGATGCGGCAATTTCGCCACCGCAGCCTCGATTTGTTTTTGAAGGCGACCATTCCGGACTGGATGCCCGGCTTGCGCGACATCGACTACGACGCGATCACCTATTACGCCAGCCCGATTGAGAAATCGGCGCGACGCTGGGAAGATGTGCCGATAGAGATTCGGAACACTTACGACAAGCTCGGCATTGCCAAGGAAGAGCAGAAACTTCTCGGCGGACTCGGCGCGCAGATCGACAGCGAGATGGCGTACCACAACATCCAGGAGACGCTCTCCAAGCGGGGCGTGGTCTTTTTGAGTTGCGACGACGGCATGAAGGAGTATCCCGAGATTTTCAAGGAGCACTTCGCCAAGTCGATCCCGCCCGAGGACAACAAGTTCGCGGCGCTCAACTCCGCGTTCTGGAGCGGCGGCTCGTTCGTGTATGTTCCCAAGGGCGTGAAGTGCGACGTGCCGCTGTCCGTGTACTTTCGCATCAACGCCGAGCAGTTCGGACAATTCGAGCGCACTCTGATCATCTGCGAGGACGACAGCTTTTGCCATTATGTGGAAGGCTGCAGCGCGCCGGTGTATACGACCAATTCGTTGCACTCGGCGGTGGTCGAGATTTTCGTCAAGGACCGCGCGCGGTGCCGATACACCACGATCCAGAATTGGTCCACGGACGTTTACAACCTCGTGACCAAGCGGGCGTTCCTTTACAAGAACTCCGTGATGGAATGGGTGGACGGCAATCTCGGCTCGAAGCGCACGGTGAAATACCCGTCGTGCTACATGCTCGGCGAAGGCGGGCACGGTGAAATCCTGAGCCTCGCCAGTTCCGACAAGGGAATGTGGCAGGACGCCGGCGCCAAGCTCGTGTTCCACGCGCCGAACTGCACGGGGCGCATCAACTCGAAGTCGATCAGCGGCCATGGCGGACGCGCTTCGTACCGCGGCCTGGTGCAGGTCAACGAGGCTGCCAAGAATTGCCGAGTGCAGGTCAATTGCGATGCACTGATTCTCGATGAGATCAGCCGTTCGGACACGTATCCTGTGATGGAAATCGACGGCGACCTCGCAACGGTTGAGCACGAGGCGAGCGTTTCGAATGTTTCCGAGGAACAGCTGTTTTATCTGCAGAGCCGCGGCATCAAGAAAGAGGACGCGGTCGCGATGATCGTCAACGGATTCATCGAGCCGATCGTCAAGGAGTTGCCGATGGAATTTGCGGTCGAAATCAATCGGCTCATCAACCTGCAGATGGAAGGTTCCGTCGGCTGA
- the sufC gene encoding Fe-S cluster assembly ATPase SufC — MADTFEIQDLHVKIEEREILKGVDLVVRKGEVHALMGPNGSGKSTLANAILGHPKYTVTSGKILMKGENILEMETDERARKGLFLAFQYPCEVPGVRQSNFLRLACSARAGRDLDVMDFYKKLEDKMKVLDIDEKFLKRYLNEGFSGGEKKRNEILQMMMLEPEFAVMDETDSGLDIDALKVVSRGVNELRGPNLGILIITHYERILRYINPDFVHILVDGKIVKSGGPDLAAHLEEHGYDWIIKDAEPAAAPAKG, encoded by the coding sequence ATGGCTGATACGTTTGAAATTCAGGACTTACACGTCAAGATCGAGGAACGCGAGATTCTCAAGGGTGTGGACCTCGTGGTTCGCAAGGGGGAAGTGCATGCGTTGATGGGGCCAAACGGCTCCGGTAAGAGTACGCTGGCCAACGCGATCCTGGGTCATCCGAAGTACACGGTGACCAGCGGCAAGATCCTGATGAAGGGCGAGAACATCCTCGAGATGGAGACCGACGAGCGCGCCCGCAAAGGGCTGTTCCTCGCCTTCCAGTACCCCTGCGAAGTGCCGGGGGTCCGCCAATCCAATTTCCTGCGGCTGGCGTGCAGCGCGCGCGCGGGCCGCGACCTCGATGTCATGGATTTCTACAAGAAGCTCGAAGACAAGATGAAGGTCCTAGACATCGACGAGAAGTTCCTGAAGCGCTACCTCAACGAGGGGTTCTCGGGCGGGGAGAAGAAGCGCAACGAGATTTTGCAGATGATGATGCTCGAACCTGAGTTCGCCGTCATGGACGAGACGGATTCGGGGCTGGATATCGACGCGTTGAAAGTCGTGTCGCGCGGCGTGAACGAGTTGCGGGGGCCGAACCTCGGCATCCTGATCATCACCCATTACGAGCGGATCCTGCGTTACATCAATCCCGATTTCGTGCACATCCTGGTCGACGGCAAGATTGTGAAGTCGGGCGGCCCGGATCTGGCCGCGCACCTCGAAGAGCACGGCTACGATTGGATCATCAAGGACGCGGAGCCCGCGGCCGCGCCAGCGAAAGGTTAA